The following is a genomic window from Cryomorphaceae bacterium.
TAGTCATCACCTTCACACAGGGCCACATATTTTGCGTCAATCCAGTCAAAGAATGCTCGCCTGCGCCCATGGTAGGTACCATGCTTTCTTTTAAGCTGGTAGGTATTTTCTTCCTGGTAATAAACTTTAATCAGCTGCGGATAAGCCCGCTCATATTTCTGAAGGATCTCCCTTGTTTTATCTGTGGACGCATCATCGTGAACAAACATTTTCACGGGGAAGGTGGTTTCTTGCATCAACACCCCTTCCAGGCAGCTTTCAATGTATTTCTCGTGCATGAAAGTCATAGTACGCACACAGAGCAAGGGTTGCGTGCCCTCAGGCCACTTTTGATCTTTGAGTGCTTGAGGCTTTATGAGATGCTCGAACTGATCTTTTTGCATGGCACTTTATACGGTTGCGATGGGGGTGAGTGGTGAGCCTACAGCCCCTGTGAGCCTGAGTGGGGGTGCGGTCAGCATAAAGCGGTTTCGGTTATGTGCCCGAAGCCATTTAGCGAGATCGGCCAACAGCCACAACTCGCCGAGGTGCACACCGAGGCGGAACAAACACAGTTCGTGGAGCGGTAGATTGCTTCCGGTGGTGCCTTCGCGTACCTTTTTGCCCACGGCCTCAACGGCCAGGTTATCGGAAGCTATCACAGACACGCCGCTGTCGGCAATCCACTGCAGCAGTTTTTCGTCAAAGCCATTGAGCACCGCGCAGGCCTTGTTAATGCTTTCGTCGGGGCAACCTTTTCCGGCCATAATCAATTGATCGAGTCCGGTCCATATACAGAGCATATCTCCTTGTTCTACCTCCACACGGTCTTTTTCCATCACCCGCATAAGGTCGTCGTAGCCCACTTCGGCACGCGGAAAATCGCCAAAAGTGCTGTGGAGGTCAACCAGCACTCCCCTGCCCTGCACCCCGTGTGCGGCCATGTGTTCTATCCCCAGCGCGCGGGCGTTGGTTTCGTGCTGCTCATTCATGGTTACATCTTTTCCGGCGCTAAATCCGTTGTAGTACACGGGCTGCGGGTTGCCGTCTGCGTACACATCAAACAGGGCACCGCGGTGGGCCAGCGAATCCCATTGGGTAGAGTACTGGGTGTGCAGCAGAACCACATCGTCCGATCCGATATCGGTGTGGTGGGGGTTAAGTTGTTGCCAGAGGTAGTTGTAATAGGGCTCACCGTTTCGAATCACCGGCTTGAGCACCGGCGGGAAGCGCACTTTGTTGATGACCTGCCCGCCGGGATAGTCCAGCGGCAAACTAAGGCAAAAGGTCAAGCCTTCGCGCACTTCGGCCACGGCCTGCCGTACTTTTTCGGGGGTAATCAGGTTGAGGCGGCCCAACTGATCGTCCGGGCCCCAATCGCCCCAGGTGGAGCCTTCGGGTCGTTGTGTCCAGCGCGGGTTCATTGGTTTTGTAGTGCTTTTTCTGCTTGTTTCAGTACGGTGTCCACCATGTTTCCGGCCATTCCCGTGTAGTTTGCGGGGTCCAGCAATTCATCGATTCGGGCAACCGTCAGGTGGGCGGTGATGGCATCGTCGGCCAGCAGGGCCTCGCGCAGCGTTGTTTTCTGATCCATGGCCCGGCCGGCTGCAGCGTACACCAGGTGATGCGCTTCACTCTTGCCCACCAGTGGAGCCAGGCCCATCATCACGGCTTCCGACATCAGCAAGCCGCCTCCCATATCGAGGTTGGCGCGCATTTGTTCGGCGCCAACCCACAGGTTTTCCAGGATCAACCGGGTGTGGTGCAGTGAGCCCGACATGAGTACAAAGGCATCCGGTACTACCATCCATTCTACATGCATGTGCCCCACCCCGCGCTCGTGCTCCTGCATCATGGCAATCATTTGCGAGGAGGCCAGCTCGCGAAGCCGGTGGGCATTGGCAATAACAGGCTCGCAGGCAATGGGATTGCGCTTTTGGGGCAGCGTAGTACTGGCACCCCGCCCCGTTTCAAACGGCTCACTGAGCTCGCCAATTTCAGATCGCATCAGGATGGCTACCTCCTGGGCAATTTTGCCGAGCGTTGCACCGCAGAGCGCGAGAAAACCGAGCAATTCAGACCAGCGGTCGCGGGCGGTATGCCAGGTGATATCGGGAACCGAAAGTTCCAGGTGCTCCATCATTTTTTGTTGCACCGCCGGGCCCTTTTCTCCGAGGGTAGCGAAAGTGCCTACGGCGCCCGCGCACTGACCCACCAGCACACGCTTTCTAAGCTCGTGGAGCCGGTTGTGGTGACGCAATAGCTCATCGAGCCACACAGCAGCTTTGTATCCAAAGGTAATCGGTGCGGCCTGCTGCTGAAAAGTGCGGCCTGCCATCACGGTGTTGCGGTGTTTGGCGGCCAGTTTCATCAGGGCAGTGATGCACGCGTTGAGATCGGTGCTTACCAGTTGGAGCGCTTCCCGGATTTGAAGTACTGCGCCTGTATCGAGGATATCCTGGGTGGTAGCCCCGTAATGCACCCACCGCGCGGTTTCCTGATCGCATGCACGCGTAAGTTGTTTAACAAACGGCAAAATAGGGAAGCCCACTTTGTCGAATTCGGCTTTCATGGCGTCCTGATCAATGTTTTCGATGCGCGCGGCAGAAGCAATCTTTTCATCCGTGCCGGCCGGAATAACACCTGTGGCTACCTGCGCCCGCGCCAGCGCCACCTCCGTTTGCAACCACGCCTCAAGGCGCGCCTCATCAGAAAAAACAGCACGCATGGCCGCAGTGCCAAACATATCGCGGTAGTAGGAGGAGTCTAGAATGGTTGAAGGCATAGGGGTTATTTTACTCAATCCGCCAGATTTACAAAGGGGTTAAATCGGCTACTGATGTTTTCTATTTCAGACGGATTGTCCATTTTTTCACTAAAAAAAGTTGGGATTGTCCGCGAACAGTGACGCGACCATAAACCAAACGTATTGGCGCCAACCGAAGGTATTGCCACAATGTCTCCTTCGCTTAACGCAGGCGCTTCCAGATCTTTTGAAAGGTAGTCACCGTTGAAGCACAATGGGCCGGCAAGATCCGTTTTACCTTGCACTCCTGACCTGGTTTCGCCATTGGGAGTGTAGAACTCAAAGTTCAAGGCATTGTGTGGCGAATAAATTTCACGGGGGAAAAAATCAGCACCCAAATGTAAAAAGGCAATGTTCTTTTCTTTCAACGATCGAACATACTCTACCCTAGAGTATGCAAAGCCGTTATGAAGGTGAACCCATTGGCCAAACTCATTGGTTAAGCTGTACCTGAAATCCGCATTGATCATGATTTCCCTGACCCCCTTTCCATATTGAGTCATGAGGTCATTGGAAGCTTCAATATTGCGAAGTGCAGATAACCCGCCACCGAAATTAATTCCAGTCAGCATGAATGGTTTTTCAGCGCGCTTGAGTTCCGTGTTGATTTTATCGCATAGCCGTACCGTTTTTTGCAGGGCCTCTAAAAGTATTTCAGGTGTTTCTATTCTTGAGCCTACATGGATGTGAATGGTGGATATTCTTCCCGAAAACACTGCCTTCAGGATATCTTCCTCCAAAAAAATCGGAACGCCAAACTTGGAGTCCTCGCGGCTTACATTGTACAACATATCTGTTGACGGCTGAACCAGCGGGTTAATCCGCAATCCAACTTTCAGACTCTCGGCAGAGGGTAT
Proteins encoded in this region:
- a CDS encoding cyclase family protein, whose amino-acid sequence is MNPRWTQRPEGSTWGDWGPDDQLGRLNLITPEKVRQAVAEVREGLTFCLSLPLDYPGGQVINKVRFPPVLKPVIRNGEPYYNYLWQQLNPHHTDIGSDDVVLLHTQYSTQWDSLAHRGALFDVYADGNPQPVYYNGFSAGKDVTMNEQHETNARALGIEHMAAHGVQGRGVLVDLHSTFGDFPRAEVGYDDLMRVMEKDRVEVEQGDMLCIWTGLDQLIMAGKGCPDESINKACAVLNGFDEKLLQWIADSGVSVIASDNLAVEAVGKKVREGTTGSNLPLHELCLFRLGVHLGELWLLADLAKWLRAHNRNRFMLTAPPLRLTGAVGSPLTPIATV
- a CDS encoding adenylosuccinate lyase family protein; the protein is MPSTILDSSYYRDMFGTAAMRAVFSDEARLEAWLQTEVALARAQVATGVIPAGTDEKIASAARIENIDQDAMKAEFDKVGFPILPFVKQLTRACDQETARWVHYGATTQDILDTGAVLQIREALQLVSTDLNACITALMKLAAKHRNTVMAGRTFQQQAAPITFGYKAAVWLDELLRHHNRLHELRKRVLVGQCAGAVGTFATLGEKGPAVQQKMMEHLELSVPDITWHTARDRWSELLGFLALCGATLGKIAQEVAILMRSEIGELSEPFETGRGASTTLPQKRNPIACEPVIANAHRLRELASSQMIAMMQEHERGVGHMHVEWMVVPDAFVLMSGSLHHTRLILENLWVGAEQMRANLDMGGGLLMSEAVMMGLAPLVGKSEAHHLVYAAAGRAMDQKTTLREALLADDAITAHLTVARIDELLDPANYTGMAGNMVDTVLKQAEKALQNQ